ggtggcttcttccagctcgaacccgacgaactcctcagaactcgttggacaaggcgatctgccggtctccttaatatatgaccaaagaagcgaagacgatttactttcaATAATGCAccgccactttcgatggcggtgcaagatgttgatatctttcacatgtcatccgccggtataccacatcaatctCTGCGTAAAGGTCTACATTGCgccataccctaggccaaaagtggccgagcagccgtctaagcagctttctttcCGTGCAATTAAGCCTCTCCctcaccgtagatggtgctgcccaagtctccgatccatacatcatgatggggcgaatcgcgcataggtagactcgcagcttgacttcgtcgGCGACGGGGGTCGAACATgggcatttttttaaaagagttgGATGCGGAAacggccttagcgcatctttgctgaacatctttctcgtagctgccgttgttcttcagcgtacagcccaagtaacagaactcatcgacgagttctttTGGGTGTCCGTCCACTCTGATTTCCGTTCTCGAGGAGATCCAGGTCTTggggagatccacatctgcttgcatttatcagggcatagacgtagtccataatctgcagccagcttcgatacaaggctgacaacatgttgaagtttcgtactgctttctgcgaatataacaacatcgtcagcgtactcgagattgGTCAAGGGCGTCGGGCGTCCTGATGGCGCTAGATTGATATCAGCAGGACActgcataatgtcgtcgatggcgaattTGAACAAGAAGGGTCctgcgcggagcgcgttgaaaAGACGGCTGGAGAGGTGAGACGAAAGGGGCTTCAAAGTCTAGaaacgctaattgcattggcttcggacaccgctgccagatttcgatcactcttctGACGATGAACAAACGCTCAATTGCAGATCGGCCAGGACAAACGTCATCTTGCTCGTCGCGATTATTACTTCGCAATGTTTAAaaagtcggtccaggataatccgctcaaAACTTTGCACCCTGTAATACGCAGCAAAGCGACTCCTCAGTGGTtactagggtccgtgacggataacttcttgtggggGAGGGGGGACGGTATTATGAtcgcgtgtctccacgagtcaggtatccctTCGTATATCCATATTTAACGGATAATCTTTGCCATTTCACGAATGCCAGACGGATGatgatatttcagcatttctgcgctaattccgtcgtctccaccagattttccatttttcatcttttggatacagcCCAGTatctccgactcggtcggtggttcctcgttaaccgcatatgtcggcctatgaaggtgctcgagttcaggagctgacggtgcatGCCTgctcagcaaggtcttgaagtgaccCCTCCAAATTGGGAGGATtacttcaccgacagccactccaTTGGCTGTTTTAaagacaggagaacatctcttcattttgccgctaaaCTGTCTTAGTAAAGCATAAACTTTTCGCGGGTTCTTGTCcacccacgccttttcaaactccttcgctcctgacgtccactcgttatcgcggtcttgttgcagttgacgacgcaacttccttctaagacgcttttcctggttgaagttgccagtgctgcgcgcgacacatacagagtTGTAAGGGAATTGTACATACAGAATTGTTAAGGTTTTGTtcccgcagatgcaaaggcaaacttctgccgcggcaatagaaccaggagcgtttcccttgcagcgtcctagatcttttttgtgaaaaaaatccgcatcgctaagcttcttcctgttctgtactccaacatgaatagacacgcgacggcggaatttcgttctgcaatcttcgtctttcagacctgccatgtcaattttcggttgaagaggaactcctcggtttctcttgtggaaccgtatcttgaagctaggaagaactgggcggtggTCAAATTcaaacgcgacgtcccaaacaacTCTAggtttt
This is a stretch of genomic DNA from Necator americanus strain Aroian chromosome II, whole genome shotgun sequence. It encodes these proteins:
- a CDS encoding hypothetical protein (NECATOR_CHRII.G4223.T1), which produces MEHVILQFQLDYVLARNIPQSDIRKPRVVWDVAFEFDHRPVLPSFKIRFHKRNRGVPLQPKIDMAGLKDEDCRTKFRRRVSIHVGVQNRKKLSDADFFHKKDLGRCKGNAPGSIAAAEVCLCICGNKTLTILYVQFPYNSVCVARSTGNFNQEKRLRRKLRRQLQQDRDNEWTSGAKEFEKAWVDKNPRKVYALLRQFSGKMKRCSPVFKTANGVAVGEVILPIWRGHFKTLLSRHAPSAPELEHLHRPTYAVNEEPPTESEILGCIQKMKNGKSGGDDGISAEMLKYHHPSGIREMAKIIR
- a CDS encoding hypothetical protein (NECATOR_CHRII.G4222.T1); protein product: MQCPADINLAPSGRPTPLTNLEYADDVVIFAESSTKLQHVVSLVSKLAADYGLRLCPDKCKQMWISPRPGSPRERKSEWTDTQKNSSMSSVTWAVR
- a CDS encoding hypothetical protein (NECATOR_CHRII.G4221.T1); this encodes MFDPRRRRSQAASLPMRDSPHHDVWIGDLGSTIYEIDVVYRRMTCERYQHLAPPSKVAETGRSPCPTSSEEFVGFELEEATWPKTEVVD